GCGATTATCAGCGCTGCAGTTGAGAACGGCAGCAGCTTGCGGATCAAGGAATACTGATTGTCAGGTTCGGCGGGCATGATGGATCTGATGCCTGGAGGCAGTGCGTCGGCGCGCCATGTTAGACCAGCGCAGAGCAGATTTGCTGGGAACCCCGCGCTTCGTAGCCCATCCGACGCTTCAGACGTCACTAAATGCGCCAATCCGAGGCTGCGCAACAATTGCGGCGGCGGCGGGTTGGTACGACTAGCCACTTTGTGACATGTCGCTCTCCCGGGGCCACTTGCAGAAGAAGGAACCGAAGCTCCGGCGGAGACTGAGGTGAAACATGTTATCGAGGACGATGAAGTTAGCCCTGGCGGCAATCGTGCTGCTGGGCCTTTCCGGAGCAAGCTTCGCGGACGACTGGCACGGGCAACGCGATGACGGCTACTACGATTCGCGTGGACATAACCAGTGGTACGACCGGGGTATGCATGATGGAACCTACGATCGTCAACACAACCATGGATACAGCACGCATAATCATGGTTGGAACAATGATCGGGACCGGGATGCGTACATGGCGGGCTATCGCGCCGGTTATCAAGCCGGTGGGGGCGGTTACTACCCGAACGGAGGGTATTATCCGAACGGAGGCTATTACCCAAATGGCGGCTCTTATCCCAATGGCAGCTACGGGCGCGGCCCCTATGGGGGAAACCAGGCCTATAACGTTGGCTATCAGGACGGATTGCGGCACGGGTCGCAAGATCGCGGTACCGGCCACAGTTACCGGCCCCAACATGATGATGACTGGCGCAATGCCGATCGCGGGTACAGTTCGTCGTTCGGCAGCAAGCAAGCTTACAAGGATCAGTACCGCTCGGGATACCAGTCGGGCTACGATCGCGGTTATCGTTCGGGATATTGAAGCGAAGCTTTAGATCTGAAAACGCGGCAGAGGAGATCAACGAGGCGCCCTGGCGGGCGCCTTGATTTTTGCGGCTGCGTCCGGGCTATGGTCCGTCGGAGCGTCGCTGCTTGGGTTCGCAAAAGATTGACACCGGCAAAATGCACCGCAGCAATGAGTTAGAGGTTGTGGAACGTAGATCGGCGGCAGCAATGGGCCAAAGAAGATGGCAGACGCCAGGCCCCAGCGTCATGTGTCCCAGCGTCTGCCTCGCTTCGCGTCGGTTTGATCTAATGATTAAAGGGAATATGTGCAGATGGCAATCAAGGAAACACTCTAGGTCAATCGGGGAAAACCTGTAGATTGACCCTCATAGCCTTCTCAGGAAGCGAAACCGATCGAGAATTCCCCGAATGAATCCAATTCGGAGTCATTTGCAGGAGTCTTGCGGCGCAGCTCGCGCTCCCGTGTTTCCAGTTCGCGATTGAGCTGATCCACCAAGTTCATGAGTCGGGCGGGGTCTTTCTCGATCATGATCGCCCGGCACAAGTCCTTCCAGTCGTCACTTTCCGCCATAATCGAAACTCCCAAAATCAGTGGCTCTGCAGACGAGTGCATCCGTCTTGCCAAAACAGAGCCTGAAGGAGTTAGGGCAACGCGTTGGAGCTGACCTGTGAGTTTTCTGCCTGCCAGGGTTGAAGTTCTTTCCTAGTAGATTGTGGGTAAGGAGTGCGGGACACAACCGTACTCAGATTGACTAATGAGTTTCTCAATATGTGATACGAAGTGGGGGCTTGAGTCGCTCCCCCGCAAGCCTCTACTGAGCCGAAGCGTAGTAGCCGGTTCTCGAGTGGATCTGCAGGAGCGAGAAGCCTTTTGGCATCTTCATCTTGACCTTAACTTTGTGCCACTTGCCATCATGGGAGGAGGCGGCAGGGCGGTATCCCAGCACGTACTGGTTGCGCAGTTCGGTAGCGATGAGAGCGGCAACTGTGGGCAGGGTATTGGGATCATCGACAGTGAACGTGCGGCCTCCGGTGACCTCCGAAATATCCCTGAGGACAATCGGACCCAGGCGCTCTTCCGGAGTTTGGAAAGTGTGATCGTAAAGGCCGATAGCGTAGATAAGGACGTCAGCCTCCTCAACTTGTGATCTGACTTCGCGTTCGGTGTAGCGGCTATGATTGTCGCCGCCATCGGAAACGATCAGCAGCGCTTTGCGCGAATACCTGGCCTTCTTCAGTTGATTCAGGCCCAGGTAGATGGCGTCGAATAGCGCGGTTCGGCCTTTAGGTTGGGTGAATACCAGCCGATTCTGAATGTCTTCCACTCGGCTGGTGAAGCCTGCGACCTCTTGCGGGCTGTCGTTGAAAGTAATCAAGAAAAACTCGTCCTGGGGATTAGACACACGGCAGAACTCGACCACGGCTTCGCGCGCACGTTCCGCTTTCTCCTTCATACTTCCGCTGCTATCGAGAATGATGCCCACTGACATAGGGGCGTCCTCGCTGGAGAAATGACGAATCTCCTGTTCCTCTTTGCCTTCGAAGACTTCAAAACGGCTTTTGTCTAAACCAACAACCGGCCGGCCGTAGACATCAGTAATGCTGACCGGCAACAGCACCAGATCCACATCAACTTTCAAGGACTTCTCCGGCAGTTTCAGAGAGGGATCGGTTAGCGAGGATGCCGAGGGGGCTGAGCCTGTCACTAAGGGTTGAATGTGAACTTCATCGGTGACAGATTGCGCCAGGCTCGTGGCGGCAAAAGCAAGAATTGCAAAGGAAAAATAAAAGGAACAGAGGATATTGGAAACTGCGCGCGTGCCTATTCCCATGACTGACTCGAACATGCCAAACTCCAGCCAAAGGCGCTGCTCTTCTTTAAGCTGAAATGGCGGCAACGACAATCGGCATCAGACCGTATTAACTGCGTGAGGTTTGCTGAAATCTCCGAGCGAAAAACCTGAGAGGACAAAGAGCCGAAAGTAAGGACAAGGCGTCGAGGTTGCGCCGCGACCTGAACGGACGGGACGTTTGTTCCCACGTGCTCAGTGAGAAGGAGCCGTCGAGGCTGCGGCCCGAACTCCCACGTTAGCCAAAGGAAGGCGAACGTGGGCCACCACGGTCTGGTCGAGGCTGTGCCCCGAGCTCCCACGTTAGCCAAAGGAAGGCGAACGTGGGCCACCACGGTCCGACAGACCTCTTGTTTGCAAGTGTTCCCCAAAAAAATGATGGAGGTAACGAATTCCCTGCATCTAAGGTGCGACATGCAGGGCGTGGGTGCGGGAGTGTAACTGCCGCTCAGCGGCAAACACTCTGAGTGACGATTGCGACTGCGAATTGTCGGCAGTGAGCGCGGGGGTAGTGGTCGGCTGTGGAAGCCGACTGCTACGCTAAGCGTGAAATATCTCCTGTTTTCCTAATGCCTCTGCTTGCAAGGACCGACGCTTGACCTTTCAAAGTACGCCGATTGTCTGGCCGGGCAGTCCATATCCATTAGGCGCCACATGGGATGGCGAGGGAGTCAATTTCTCACTTTTCTCAGAACACGCGGAACATGTGGATCTGTGCCTGTTCGACAGCGGAGGGCGGCGCGAACTGTACCGCATTCGCATGGAGGAGCAAACGGATCAGGTTTGGCACTGCTATCTGCCGGAGGCCCGTCCGGGACTACTCTATGGGTACAGAGTGCACGGGCCATACGATCCCGCGCATGGACAGCGTTTCAACCCGAACAAGTTATTGCTGGATCCGTACGCGAAGGACATTCAGGGGACGCTGCGCTGGAGCGACGGACATTTCGGATACAGGATTGGCCACAAGTTGGAAGACATGTCGTTTGACCGGCGGGACAATGCCGCAGGAATGCCAAAGAGCAAAGTGATCGATCCGGCATTCACCTGGGGAGCCGACCGGCCACCGCGCATTCCGTGGCACGAGAGCATCATCTATGAGCTGCACGTGCGGGGGTTTACCCAGCGGCATCCGGATATTCCCGAAGCTCTGCGTGGTACCTATGCCGGGCTGGCGACCGCGCCGGCGATCGAGCATCTGAGGCACCTGGGAATTACTGCCGTGGAACTGATGCCGGTGCATTACTTCATCGATGACCGTCGATTGGTAGATCGTGGCCTGCGCAACTATTGGGGCTACAACTCGATTGGATATTTTGCTCCCGAGGCGCGGTATTCGGCCACAGGATCGGTGAGCGAATTCAAGACGATGGTGAAGACGCTGCACTCGGCGGGAATAGAAGTAATTCTCGACGTGGTGTACAACCACACAGCGGAAGGAAATCAACTGGGACCGACATTGTTGTTTCGCGGCATCGACAATCTCGCGTATTACCGGCTGGTGCCCGACAATCCCCGCTACTACATCGATTACACGGGGACGGGGAACAG
The sequence above is drawn from the Terriglobales bacterium genome and encodes:
- a CDS encoding VWA domain-containing protein; the protein is MFESVMGIGTRAVSNILCSFYFSFAILAFAATSLAQSVTDEVHIQPLVTGSAPSASSLTDPSLKLPEKSLKVDVDLVLLPVSITDVYGRPVVGLDKSRFEVFEGKEEQEIRHFSSEDAPMSVGIILDSSGSMKEKAERAREAVVEFCRVSNPQDEFFLITFNDSPQEVAGFTSRVEDIQNRLVFTQPKGRTALFDAIYLGLNQLKKARYSRKALLIVSDGGDNHSRYTEREVRSQVEEADVLIYAIGLYDHTFQTPEERLGPIVLRDISEVTGGRTFTVDDPNTLPTVAALIATELRNQYVLGYRPAASSHDGKWHKVKVKMKMPKGFSLLQIHSRTGYYASAQ